Proteins from a genomic interval of Syngnathoides biaculeatus isolate LvHL_M chromosome 23, ASM1980259v1, whole genome shotgun sequence:
- the gnpat gene encoding dihydroxyacetone phosphate acyltransferase isoform X2, with amino-acid sequence MTSKAVYTRRDLLLKKRDDFEDILEERRNSSDLRYAVKCYTPVLYKGLTPCTPDVLKSAVLDADPVRYVVCQVALESGKAADDVQAEASAILDEMAHRLQLGTVRFFAFALSKVFKALFRSVCVNEEGIQRLQQVIQEHPVVLLPSHRSYMDFLLMSYILYTYDLALPVIAAGMDFMGMKFVGEMLRMSGAFFIRRSFGGDKLYWAVFSEYVKTIVKNGYAPVEFFLEGTRSRTAKSLTPKLGLLNIVMEPFLKGEVFDVCLVPVSISYERILEEALYARELLGVPKPKESTSGLFKARKILREDYGSIHVYFGQPVSVRSLAHGHVDRCQFNLTPRHIPARPTEEMVRFVNGAAYRLVRAQEENSVLKPWVLLATLLLQKQDAAAAATALDELTERAVWLRDLSRQCGAFLHWPDHRRPSEVVSSSLALHGGLVRVSEGSVHLGQGPEDGTGSPEEQLLKRAVLVLSCASYRNQALHVFLRPALLASAVRVASAGRKQEVFQRFSFLRDVFSNEFILAPGAAVQDFEEACYLLERTGALQVAQHELAATERGQRTLDFLTGLLEPFVQGYRVVCRFLTDEAAERLTQKSFVPAVRQFTIKHLLAGRPRHLEILSSDLHKNALAALLRLGAVRRTQKDGLSVNKVMLNSLEDTLGGGTLPTRLAPARL; translated from the exons ATGACCTCCAAAGCGGTTTACACG CGTCGAGATCTGCTGCTGAAAAAGCGAGATGACTTCGAAGACATCCTGGAGGAACGCCGGAACTCCAGCGACCTCCGCTACGCCGTCAAGTGCTACACGCCCGTCCTCTACAAAGGCTTGACGCCGTGCACGCCGGACGTGCTCAAGAGCGCCGTGCTGGACGCGGATCCCGTCCGCTACGTCGTCTGTCAG GTGGCGCTGGAGAGCGGCAAAGCGGCAGACGACGTCCAAGCGGAGGCGTCGGCCATCTTGGACGAGATGGCACACCGCCTGCAGCTCGGCACGGTTCGCTTCTTCGCCTTCGCCCTCAGCAAGGTGTTCAAGGCCTTGTTCCGGAGTGTCTGCGTGAATGAAGAAGGCATCCAGAGA CTCCAGCAGGTCATCCAGGAGCACCCGGTGGTTCTCCTCCCGAGTCACCGCAGCTACATGGACTTCCTGCTCATGTCCTACATCCTGTACACGTACGACCTCGCCCTGCCCGTCATCGCTGCCGGCATGG ACTTCATGGGGATGAAGTTTGTGGGCGAAATGTTGCGAATGTCGGGCGCGTTCTTCATCCGACGCTCCTTCGGCGGCGACAAACTGTACTGGGCCGTCTTCTCAGAGTACGTCAAGACCATCGTCAAG aatgggtACGCACCCGTCGAGTTTTTTCTCGAGGGCACGCGAAGTCGAACGGCAAAATCTTTGACGCCAAAGTTGG GTCTGTTGAACATCGTGATGGAGCCGTTCCTCAAGGGCGAGGTCTTCGACGTGTGCTTGGTGCCGGTCAGCATCAGCTACGAGAGGATCCTGGAGGAGGCGCTCTACGCTCGGGAGCTCCTCGGAGTGCCCAAACCCAAAGAGTCCACGTCG GGTCTCTTTAAGGCTCGGAAGATCCTGCGCGAGGACTACGGCAGCATCCACGTTTACTTTGGTCAGCCCGTGTCGGTCAGGAGTTTAGCGCACGGCCACGTGGACCGCTGCCAATTTAACCTGACGCCCAG gCACATCCCGGCGAGGCCCACCGAGGAGATGGTGCGCTTCGTGAACGGCGCCGCCTACAGGCTGGTGAGGGCGCAGGAGGAGAACTCGGTGCTGAAGCCGTGGGTCCTGCTGGCGACTCTGCTGCTGCAGAAGCaggacgcggcggcggcggcgacggcgctgGACGAGCTGACTGAACGGGCCGTGTGGCTGCGCGACCTCTCCCGGCAGTGCGGCGCCTTCCTCCACTGGCCCG ACCACCGGCGTCCGTCGGAGGTGGTGTCCTCCAGCCTCGCCCTGCACGGAGGCCTGGTGAGGGTGTCCGAGGGCAGCGTCCACCTGGGACAAG GGCCAGAAGATGGGACGGGCTCTCCGGAGGAGCAGCTCCTGAAGCGGGCGGTGCTGGTGCTCTCTTGCGCCTCCTACAGGAACCAGGCGTTGCACGTCTTCCTGCGGCCGGCGCTGCTCGCCTCGGCCGTCCGCGTCGCCTCGGCCGGGCGGAAGC AGGAAGTCTTCCAGCGCTTCAGCTTCCTGAGGGACGTCTTCTCCAACGAGTTCATCCTGGCCCCCGGGGCCGCCGTGCAG GATTTCGAGGAGGCCTGTTACCTGCTGGAGAGGACGGGGGCGCTGCAGGTCGCCCAGCACGAGTTGGCGGCCACGGAGCGGGGGCAGAGGACCCTGGACTTCCTGACGGGCCTTCTGGAGCCCTTCGTCCAAGGCTACCGG GTGGTTTGTCGTTTCCTTACCGACGAGGCCGCCGAGAGGCTGACGCAAAAGTCGTTCGTCCCCGCCGTCCGCCAGTTTACCATCAAGCATTTGCTGGCAG GGAGGCCGCGCCACTTGGAGATTCTGTCGTCGGACCTGCACAAGAACGCCCTGGCTGCGCTGCTCCGGCTCGGCGCCGTGCGGAG AACGCAAAAGGACGGCCTGAGCGTCAACAAAGTGATGCTCAACTCTCTGGAAGACACTTTGG GAGGAGGGACGCTCCCGACTCGACTTGCCCCGGCTCGCCTCTAA
- the gnpat gene encoding dihydroxyacetone phosphate acyltransferase isoform X1, which yields MTSKAVYTRRDLLLKKRDDFEDILEERRNSSDLRYAVKCYTPVLYKGLTPCTPDVLKSAVLDADPVRYVVCQVALESGKAADDVQAEASAILDEMAHRLQLGTVRFFAFALSKVFKALFRSVCVNEEGIQRLQQVIQEHPVVLLPSHRSYMDFLLMSYILYTYDLALPVIAAGMDFMGMKFVGEMLRMSGAFFIRRSFGGDKLYWAVFSEYVKTIVKNGYAPVEFFLEGTRSRTAKSLTPKLGLLNIVMEPFLKGEVFDVCLVPVSISYERILEEALYARELLGVPKPKESTSGLFKARKILREDYGSIHVYFGQPVSVRSLAHGHVDRCQFNLTPRHIPARPTEEMVRFVNGAAYRLVRAQEENSVLKPWVLLATLLLQKQDAAAAATALDELTERAVWLRDLSRQCGAFLHWPDHRRPSEVVSSSLALHGGLVRVSEGSVHLGQGPEDGTGSPEEQLLKRAVLVLSCASYRNQALHVFLRPALLASAVRVASAGRKQEVFQRFSFLRDVFSNEFILAPGAAVQDFEEACYLLERTGALQVAQHELAATERGQRTLDFLTGLLEPFVQGYRVVCRFLTDEAAERLTQKSFVPAVRQFTIKHLLAGEFARRSFKIRRTDGDVALTCCGAGRPRHLEILSSDLHKNALAALLRLGAVRRTQKDGLSVNKVMLNSLEDTLGGGTLPTRLAPARL from the exons ATGACCTCCAAAGCGGTTTACACG CGTCGAGATCTGCTGCTGAAAAAGCGAGATGACTTCGAAGACATCCTGGAGGAACGCCGGAACTCCAGCGACCTCCGCTACGCCGTCAAGTGCTACACGCCCGTCCTCTACAAAGGCTTGACGCCGTGCACGCCGGACGTGCTCAAGAGCGCCGTGCTGGACGCGGATCCCGTCCGCTACGTCGTCTGTCAG GTGGCGCTGGAGAGCGGCAAAGCGGCAGACGACGTCCAAGCGGAGGCGTCGGCCATCTTGGACGAGATGGCACACCGCCTGCAGCTCGGCACGGTTCGCTTCTTCGCCTTCGCCCTCAGCAAGGTGTTCAAGGCCTTGTTCCGGAGTGTCTGCGTGAATGAAGAAGGCATCCAGAGA CTCCAGCAGGTCATCCAGGAGCACCCGGTGGTTCTCCTCCCGAGTCACCGCAGCTACATGGACTTCCTGCTCATGTCCTACATCCTGTACACGTACGACCTCGCCCTGCCCGTCATCGCTGCCGGCATGG ACTTCATGGGGATGAAGTTTGTGGGCGAAATGTTGCGAATGTCGGGCGCGTTCTTCATCCGACGCTCCTTCGGCGGCGACAAACTGTACTGGGCCGTCTTCTCAGAGTACGTCAAGACCATCGTCAAG aatgggtACGCACCCGTCGAGTTTTTTCTCGAGGGCACGCGAAGTCGAACGGCAAAATCTTTGACGCCAAAGTTGG GTCTGTTGAACATCGTGATGGAGCCGTTCCTCAAGGGCGAGGTCTTCGACGTGTGCTTGGTGCCGGTCAGCATCAGCTACGAGAGGATCCTGGAGGAGGCGCTCTACGCTCGGGAGCTCCTCGGAGTGCCCAAACCCAAAGAGTCCACGTCG GGTCTCTTTAAGGCTCGGAAGATCCTGCGCGAGGACTACGGCAGCATCCACGTTTACTTTGGTCAGCCCGTGTCGGTCAGGAGTTTAGCGCACGGCCACGTGGACCGCTGCCAATTTAACCTGACGCCCAG gCACATCCCGGCGAGGCCCACCGAGGAGATGGTGCGCTTCGTGAACGGCGCCGCCTACAGGCTGGTGAGGGCGCAGGAGGAGAACTCGGTGCTGAAGCCGTGGGTCCTGCTGGCGACTCTGCTGCTGCAGAAGCaggacgcggcggcggcggcgacggcgctgGACGAGCTGACTGAACGGGCCGTGTGGCTGCGCGACCTCTCCCGGCAGTGCGGCGCCTTCCTCCACTGGCCCG ACCACCGGCGTCCGTCGGAGGTGGTGTCCTCCAGCCTCGCCCTGCACGGAGGCCTGGTGAGGGTGTCCGAGGGCAGCGTCCACCTGGGACAAG GGCCAGAAGATGGGACGGGCTCTCCGGAGGAGCAGCTCCTGAAGCGGGCGGTGCTGGTGCTCTCTTGCGCCTCCTACAGGAACCAGGCGTTGCACGTCTTCCTGCGGCCGGCGCTGCTCGCCTCGGCCGTCCGCGTCGCCTCGGCCGGGCGGAAGC AGGAAGTCTTCCAGCGCTTCAGCTTCCTGAGGGACGTCTTCTCCAACGAGTTCATCCTGGCCCCCGGGGCCGCCGTGCAG GATTTCGAGGAGGCCTGTTACCTGCTGGAGAGGACGGGGGCGCTGCAGGTCGCCCAGCACGAGTTGGCGGCCACGGAGCGGGGGCAGAGGACCCTGGACTTCCTGACGGGCCTTCTGGAGCCCTTCGTCCAAGGCTACCGG GTGGTTTGTCGTTTCCTTACCGACGAGGCCGCCGAGAGGCTGACGCAAAAGTCGTTCGTCCCCGCCGTCCGCCAGTTTACCATCAAGCATTTGCTGGCAGGTGAGTTTGCCCGTCGCTCCTTCAAAATCCGGCGTACAGACGGCGACGTTGCGTTGACGTGTTGCGGCGCAGGGAGGCCGCGCCACTTGGAGATTCTGTCGTCGGACCTGCACAAGAACGCCCTGGCTGCGCTGCTCCGGCTCGGCGCCGTGCGGAG AACGCAAAAGGACGGCCTGAGCGTCAACAAAGTGATGCTCAACTCTCTGGAAGACACTTTGG GAGGAGGGACGCTCCCGACTCGACTTGCCCCGGCTCGCCTCTAA
- the c23h1orf131 gene encoding uncharacterized protein C1orf131 homolog isoform X1 encodes MKPDLNGKADKDYEFLEQVLDTLYDFGSGATKKKKAKKRKRCEPEDVPEVVCGVNEERGGEQDPTEMTVQNQSTKGATNNVAPTTGSAAEPLKRVEVVSFQDPAKRQRKTKQMPAVAETPPLDTSDKKQSAPQRGLSLEKARLEVHRFGITGYKKERQRVFEEERAIMLGARPPKRNYLNYKVLQQQIKEKKAKKEPHPDLKKKKKNTSRDKDKMRTAGSSSEPTGQVGRFKNGMLVLSHREIRNIKGTTLRK; translated from the exons ATGAAGCCCGACTTGAACGGAAAAGCGGACAAGGATTATGAGTTTCTGGAACAGGTTTTGGATACGTTGTACGACTTTG GAAGTGGAGCCACGAAAAAGAAGAAAGCGAAAAAACGGAAAAGATGCGAGCCCGAAGATGTTCCTGAAGTTGTGTGCGGCGTCAATGAAGAGCGAGGAGGAGAACAAGATCCCACAGAGATGACGGTCCAGAATCAAAGTACAAAAGGAGCAACTAATAACGTAGCCCCAACGACAGGATCAGCTGCGGAGCCGTTGAAACGGGTGGAGGTGGTGAGCTTCCAGGACCCCGCCAAGAGGCAACGGAAGACCAAACAGATGCCCGCAGTAGCTGAAACCCCC CCGCTGGACACCTCGGACAAGAAGCAGAGTGCACCGCAACGGGGTCTCAGTTTGGAGAAG GCTCGACTGGAGGTGCATCGCTTTGGCATCACGGGGTACAAAAAGGAGCGTCAGCGAGTCTTCGAGGAGGAGCGAGCCATCATGTTGGGCGCCCGA CCTCCCAAGAGGAATTATTTGAACTACAAGGTGCTGCAGCAGCAAATCAAAGAGAAGAAGGCCAAGAAGGAGCCGCATCCG gacctgaaaaaaaagaagaagaatacaag CAGGGACAAGGACAAGATGAGGACGGCGGGCTCGTCCTCGGAGCCCACGGGCCAGGTGGGCCGCTTCAAGAACGGCATGTTGGTCCTCAGCCACAGGGAGATCCGGAACATCAAGGGCACGACGCTACGCAAATGA
- the c23h1orf131 gene encoding uncharacterized protein C1orf131 homolog isoform X2 encodes MKPDLNGKADKDYEFLEQVLDTLYDFGSGATKKKKAKKRKRCEPEDVPEVVCGVNEERGGEQDPTEMTVQNQSTKGATNNVAPTTGSAAEPLKRVEVVSFQDPAKRQRKTKQMPAVAETPPLDTSDKKQSAPQRGLSLEKARLEVHRFGITGYKKERQRVFEEERAIMLGARPPKRNYLNYKVLQQQIKEKKAKKEPHPDLKKKKKNTRDKDKMRTAGSSSEPTGQVGRFKNGMLVLSHREIRNIKGTTLRK; translated from the exons ATGAAGCCCGACTTGAACGGAAAAGCGGACAAGGATTATGAGTTTCTGGAACAGGTTTTGGATACGTTGTACGACTTTG GAAGTGGAGCCACGAAAAAGAAGAAAGCGAAAAAACGGAAAAGATGCGAGCCCGAAGATGTTCCTGAAGTTGTGTGCGGCGTCAATGAAGAGCGAGGAGGAGAACAAGATCCCACAGAGATGACGGTCCAGAATCAAAGTACAAAAGGAGCAACTAATAACGTAGCCCCAACGACAGGATCAGCTGCGGAGCCGTTGAAACGGGTGGAGGTGGTGAGCTTCCAGGACCCCGCCAAGAGGCAACGGAAGACCAAACAGATGCCCGCAGTAGCTGAAACCCCC CCGCTGGACACCTCGGACAAGAAGCAGAGTGCACCGCAACGGGGTCTCAGTTTGGAGAAG GCTCGACTGGAGGTGCATCGCTTTGGCATCACGGGGTACAAAAAGGAGCGTCAGCGAGTCTTCGAGGAGGAGCGAGCCATCATGTTGGGCGCCCGA CCTCCCAAGAGGAATTATTTGAACTACAAGGTGCTGCAGCAGCAAATCAAAGAGAAGAAGGCCAAGAAGGAGCCGCATCCG gacctgaaaaaaaagaagaagaatacaag GGACAAGGACAAGATGAGGACGGCGGGCTCGTCCTCGGAGCCCACGGGCCAGGTGGGCCGCTTCAAGAACGGCATGTTGGTCCTCAGCCACAGGGAGATCCGGAACATCAAGGGCACGACGCTACGCAAATGA